A window from Pseudonocardia cypriaca encodes these proteins:
- a CDS encoding saccharopine dehydrogenase: protein MESVLILGGSGQAGAGTAALLRRWHPTLPLTIAGRNIDRARRVADELGHATAVTVDLTRGDLGLPAGGSHSAVVAAIWDDHLHGLRHAQQRGVPYLSISSGLVDIAPEVVAGAQQPSASPILLASHFCAGTGVLAALHVARGFDRVDSIGIGAVLDELDAGGPAGLADLERLFTASSAGLRRLDGVFTWLAASDSQAEVRALDGAVLPAQSVPILDVPSLAHATGAPDVRFDYAIGESAGRRRGGKPSIEIRIDVEGVDAAGAPLRTSRYLVHPDGQRPLTALGVALGVERLLGLRGEAPAPGIHTPESLIDPAYAASRLSEVGASFVDASIPEYRGV, encoded by the coding sequence GTGGAATCGGTACTGATCCTGGGTGGGTCCGGTCAGGCGGGCGCGGGGACGGCGGCGCTCCTGCGGCGGTGGCACCCGACGCTGCCGCTGACGATCGCGGGACGGAACATCGACCGCGCCCGCCGGGTGGCCGACGAGCTCGGCCACGCCACGGCCGTCACCGTCGACCTGACGCGCGGCGATCTCGGTCTCCCGGCAGGCGGCAGCCATTCGGCCGTGGTCGCCGCGATCTGGGACGACCACCTGCACGGGCTGCGCCACGCGCAGCAACGCGGAGTGCCGTACCTCAGCATCTCCAGCGGCCTTGTCGACATCGCGCCGGAGGTCGTCGCGGGCGCCCAGCAGCCGAGCGCATCGCCGATCCTGCTGGCCAGCCACTTCTGCGCCGGCACCGGAGTGCTCGCGGCGCTGCACGTCGCCCGGGGGTTCGACCGGGTCGACAGCATCGGCATCGGCGCCGTCCTGGACGAGCTGGACGCGGGTGGACCCGCGGGACTGGCGGACCTCGAGCGGTTGTTCACGGCCTCCTCCGCGGGACTGCGGCGTCTGGACGGCGTCTTCACCTGGCTCGCCGCGTCCGATTCGCAGGCCGAGGTACGCGCCCTGGACGGCGCGGTCCTGCCGGCCCAGAGCGTCCCGATCCTCGACGTGCCGAGCCTCGCCCACGCGACGGGAGCGCCCGACGTCCGTTTCGACTACGCGATCGGCGAGTCGGCGGGCCGGCGCCGCGGGGGAAAGCCCTCGATCGAGATCCGGATCGACGTCGAGGGGGTGGACGCGGCGGGCGCGCCGCTGCGCACCAGTCGGTACCTCGTGCACCCGGACGGGCAGCGGCCGCTCACCGCTCTCGGCGTCGCTCTCGGCGTCGAACGGCTGCTCGGTCTGCGCGGCGAGGCGCCCGCGCCGGGCATCCACACCCCGGAGTCGCTGATCGACCCGGCCTACGCGGCGTCGCGGTTGTCGGAGGTCGGCGCCTCCTTCGTCGACGCCTCGATTCCGGAGTATCGCGGTGTCTAG
- a CDS encoding TetR/AcrR family transcriptional regulator — protein MRLSKQARREQLLDAALRIVREHGADGLTLVTLAEEAGVSRPIAYDHFGTRTGLLLALYRRLEERHRAAVTEALRTAGPTAGAVADVMSAAYFACATDMPEFSAVSAALKGDPEAEALQHEMLDGYTEVMAAALAPHSGLPADALRLRCIAALAAADAIAAELNRGRTSAADAVTALADLIGGGIARS, from the coding sequence ATGCGCCTGTCCAAGCAGGCCCGGCGGGAGCAGCTGCTCGACGCCGCTCTCCGGATCGTGCGGGAGCACGGTGCCGACGGCCTGACCCTCGTGACGCTCGCGGAGGAGGCCGGGGTGAGCAGGCCGATCGCGTACGACCACTTCGGCACCCGCACGGGCCTCCTGCTCGCGCTCTACCGGCGACTAGAGGAACGGCACCGGGCAGCCGTGACGGAGGCGCTGCGCACCGCCGGACCCACTGCGGGCGCGGTCGCCGACGTCATGAGCGCCGCGTACTTCGCATGCGCCACCGACATGCCGGAGTTCAGCGCGGTCTCGGCGGCGTTGAAGGGCGACCCCGAGGCGGAGGCGCTCCAGCACGAGATGCTCGACGGGTACACGGAGGTGATGGCGGCAGCCCTCGCCCCGCATTCCGGTCTCCCGGCCGACGCGCTCCGGCTGCGCTGCATCGCCGCGCTGGCCGCCGCGGACGCGATCGCCGCCGAGCTGAACCGCGGCCGCACCTCCGCGGCGGACGCCGTCACCGCGCTGGCCGACCTGATCGGGGGTGGCATCGCCCGGTCGTGA
- a CDS encoding DUF1206 domain-containing protein, with translation MARPLVRLRRLVREGRSDAPGQVVDGLGRIGLVGYGLVHLVVAWLALHVAFGVPDAPPDAVGAVGTIARTPGGVFALLVAVIGLFAFALWQLTAAAIGFKWVHGNERLRKRVGAVMKSIAVSALAGIVIDYLAGVGSARATSVQQLAAHVLELPAGRVLLGLVAVVLVGIACAMTYTGVRRTFMGDLDVKALAPGLRNAIEVAGAAGHLARALAIAVVGGLAGAAALFADPAWAGGLDTALRALGSTSAGTWLLVVVAAGFAAFGVFCVADAATRRA, from the coding sequence ATGGCTCGGCCCCTGGTGCGCCTGAGGCGGCTCGTGCGGGAAGGGCGGTCCGACGCGCCGGGGCAGGTGGTCGACGGGCTCGGCCGCATCGGGCTCGTCGGTTACGGGCTGGTGCACCTCGTCGTCGCGTGGCTCGCGCTCCACGTGGCCTTCGGCGTGCCGGACGCCCCGCCCGACGCCGTCGGTGCGGTCGGGACGATCGCGCGCACGCCGGGCGGCGTCTTCGCGCTCCTCGTGGCCGTGATCGGCCTGTTCGCGTTCGCGCTGTGGCAGCTCACGGCCGCCGCGATCGGGTTCAAGTGGGTGCACGGCAACGAGCGGCTGCGCAAGCGGGTGGGCGCGGTGATGAAATCGATCGCGGTGAGCGCGCTCGCGGGGATCGTCATCGACTACCTGGCGGGCGTCGGCTCGGCCCGCGCCACCAGCGTGCAGCAGCTGGCGGCGCACGTGCTGGAGCTCCCCGCCGGGCGGGTGCTGCTGGGGCTCGTCGCCGTCGTGCTGGTCGGGATCGCCTGCGCGATGACCTACACCGGCGTGCGCCGCACGTTCATGGGCGATCTCGACGTCAAGGCGCTCGCGCCCGGTTTGCGGAACGCGATCGAGGTGGCGGGGGCTGCCGGGCACCTCGCCCGTGCGCTCGCCATCGCGGTGGTCGGCGGTCTCGCCGGTGCGGCGGCGCTGTTCGCGGATCCGGCGTGGGCAGGCGGCCTCGACACGGCACTGCGCGCGCTGGGGAGCACCTCGGCGGGGACGTGGCTGCTCGTCGTGGTGGCCGCGGGCTTCGCCGCGTTCGGGGTGTTCTGCGTCGCGGACGCCGCCACCCGCCGCGCCTGA